The Longimicrobium sp. genomic interval TCCGCTGATCGGCGCGTCGCCCCTCAGGTCCGCTGGGGCGACTGAAGTCGCGGCTGGAACGGCACGAAGTCCGCCTTCGCGGACTGCTCGCGTGGTCGGCCGCCCTACGGCTGGTGTGAGGTACGTGCAGGTGAAGCCCCGAGCGGGACGCGACAGCGGCCTGGGTCGGGGCTTTTCCCGTTTCGAGCGGTGGGTCCCGCTCACGTCCGGACTGCACGGAACCGCGGCTTCAGCCCGAGCCCCGGTTGGGTCGGGCGAATGAATTCGCGGCAACAACCACACGAAGTCCGCCTGCGCGGACTGGCTTGCAGTCGTGCTGCCGCTACTGTCGTGCGCGACCTTACCCCATCTACACCGCGCATTCCGAGGCTCCGGTGCGCTTCGGCCGCTGTGTGGCGGATCCCTCGGTCGCTGCAAGCCGTGGCGTACGGGCAGGTCGTTCTTGGCCGCTCCGTCGGGATGACAGGTGCGCTCCGGCGGAGTCTTGCGTCGTCATCCACTTCGGGTTTTATTCGGAGTCGAAGAAAACCCGAAGCAGGAGCATTCGATGGATGCGATGACGCTGGAGCAGAAGCTGGAGCTGCTGATCGGCCTGGCGGGCGACGACCGCGACGGGGCGCCCGGCAAGGACCGATCGATGCTCCCGCCTCGGCTGCGCCATGCAAACGATGTGGGAGCGCTGAGGCCGGTGAACATCCGCGAGCTGCGCGTGGCCGGCAAAGGCAAGCTGTCGCTGATGCGCATCCTGATGACCAACGCGTGCAGCTTCAACTGCCACTACTGCCCCATGCGCCGCGACAGGGCCATGCCGCGCACGCTGCTGAAGCCCGAAGAGCTCGTGAGGATCTTCCTGGATGCGTTCCACCGCGGCTGGTGCAGCGGGCTCTTCATCACCACGGGCATCCCCGGCCGGCCCGTGAAGGTGATGGACGACCTGATCCACGTGATGGAGCTGCTGCGCGAGAAGCACCGCTTTACGGGATACGTGCACGTGAAGATGGTGCCGGGCGGGCAGGCGGCGCAGATCGAGCGGCTGACGGCGCTGGCCAGCCGCGTGTCGCTGAACCTGGAGGCGCCCTGCGGCTCCTCGCTCGCGCAGATCGCGCCCGAGAAGAGCCTCGACACCTCCCTCGCCAGCCTGGAGCAGGCGCGCAGGGTGGTTTCGCGCGAGCGCGGTGAGCGGCGCGACGGCAAGCCGGGCGATCCGCTGCACCCCGGCGGCGTCTCGGGAATGACCATGCAGTTCGTCGTGGGCGCCACGCCCGATAGCGACCGCACGCTGCTGGGAAAGGTGACGGAATTGTACGCCCGCGGCGG includes:
- a CDS encoding radical SAM protein codes for the protein MDAMTLEQKLELLIGLAGDDRDGAPGKDRSMLPPRLRHANDVGALRPVNIRELRVAGKGKLSLMRILMTNACSFNCHYCPMRRDRAMPRTLLKPEELVRIFLDAFHRGWCSGLFITTGIPGRPVKVMDDLIHVMELLREKHRFTGYVHVKMVPGGQAAQIERLTALASRVSLNLEAPCGSSLAQIAPEKSLDTSLASLEQARRVVSRERGERRDGKPGDPLHPGGVSGMTMQFVVGATPDSDRTLLGKVTELYARGGIHHAHFSAFRPIRDTPLENAPETPVLRENRLYQADYLVRQYGFGADEVVFDERGNLPLGNDPKTSWALAHPERFPVEVKTASYDDLVRVPGIGPGTAKRIVAERATTVLRGLADLRKLGAVTTRAAGFLTLGGRRLQTVTWTEQLGFFGPDDDTGRHHLTYSVSPGTFR